AGTCGAGAGCGCGGTGACGGCCGAGGAGTGAGAGCTGGGCATGCCGCCCGTACTGAACATCAGGGACCACTGCCATGAGCGGGTGGCGATGTACGTCAGCGGGATTTTGACAAACTGGGCAATTCCTATGGCAATCAAAGCTGCCCATAAGGGAAAATTGTCATATAACGCTGCCATAGAAAAATCCATTCCTTTCTGCAAAACAGGTATTGAGTTTATTGTAACAGAAGGGGGCTAACCTCATCCGTGAAGATTTCGTCAGGATTTCGAGACGAGCCAATCTGTGTTACCATGATGAGAAGGTATAAAATATGGAGGCAACGCCGATGAGTTACCCCGCGCAGTATCTCCGGTTTATCGAACTCTTCAACCAAAAGGAGTACTACGAGTGCCACGATTTGCTGGAGGAAATCTGGATGGAGGACAAATCCAACAAGTTTCTCCAGGGACTTTTGCAGATGGCAGTCGGCTTGTATCATTTTTCAGGCGGAAACATCAAAGGGGCGCGCTGGATGTTTGGCAACAGCAAAAAATATCTCGCTCCCTATGCTCCCTGCCACTGGGATCTCGATGTGGATACGGTGCTCGCCTATCTGGATGACTGCCTGGCAGCCCTCCCCGAGGCGGATGCCATCCCGTACACGGATGCAAAAAAGATGCCGTTTCCCACCTTGCGCCTAAGACTGGATCCTGCCGATTGCGAAGGGGCAAATCGCTCATAATTGTATCCTATCACAGAGAAAGAAGGAAGAGTATATGAACGTAACGGTAGAAAAACGTACAGAATGGAACAGCATGGCCTGTGACGAGCTGGTCATTCCGCTCTGGAGGGGAGAAGAGATCGCCGAAGTTTATCCGGAGCTGAATCAGCTCTTTGACGGCGCGCTGGCCGCGATGCAAAAGGAAAAGGAAATCAGCGGGGACGCCAAAGCCCTCACCGTCCTGCACACCATGGGCAAACTGTCCGCCAAAAAATTGCTCATCACGGGAATGGGGAAGCCGGAATCCTCTGATTTCCGGTCCGCGCGATCTGCCTTCGCCCGCGCAGCCAAATCCGCCGCGGCGAAAGGGAAGGAAAAAGTGGTCGCCGTCGATCTGCGGTCCCAGGGCGGACTTGTGCTGGAGCGTTTGGCGCATGCGGCCGCGGAAGCCTTTGGCCTGGCTACCTACCATTATGAAGGCTATCGCTCCAAGCCAAAAAGGGAATCGGAGCCGATCGCGACGGTCCAGCTGCTGGTCGAAAGCGACGAAGAGGCGGCCGCTGCCATGATCGGCGTGATGCGCGGCGAAGCGTTCGCCCAGGGGACCAATCTCGCCCGCACACTGGTCAATGAGCCGGGCAACTACATGACGCCGGCCGCCTTGAAGGATGCGGTCGTATCCGTGGCGAAGAGATACGGGATGGAGTATGAAGTGCTGGCGCAAGATAAGCTGGAGGAACTGGGGATGGGCGGCGTGCTGTCCGTGGCTCAGGGAAGCGCCCAAGAACCATATGTCGTCGTGGTCAAATACCAGGGCAAGGAAAAATGGGAAGACGCCATCGGCCTGATCGGAAAAGGAGTAACCTTTGATACGGGGGGCATCTCGATCAAGCCGGTAGCAGGCATGGAGGACATGAAGTCCGATATGGGCGGTGCCGCCGCCATGATCGGGGCGCTGGAGACGCTGGGTCAGCTGAAGCCAAAGGCAAACGTCCTCACCGTGATCGGCTGTGTGGAAAACATGCCGTCGGGAACAGCCTACAAGCCGGGTGACGTCATCACGACGATGAGCGGGAAAACGGTGGAGATCATCACGACAGACGCCGAGGGCAGACTGGTTCTGGCAGACTGCATCACGTATGCGAGGTCGCAAGGCGTCTCCTGTCTGGTCGACGCCGCGACGCTCACGGGGGGAATTGTCGTCGCACTCGGCACAATCTGCTCCGGGGTCATGACCAACAACGACGGATTGGTCGGCGACATCCTCAGCGCTGCCGGCCAGGCTGGCGAGCGACTCTGGCAATTGCCGACGTTCGAGGAATACCGCGAGCTGAACAAGAGCCGCTTTGCCGACCTGAAGAACTCGGGCGGGCGCTACGGCCACGGCATCATCGGCGGAGTTTTCCTACAGGAGTTCGCGGAGGATACGCCGTGGGCCCATCTGGATATTGCCGGTACGGCGTACGCCGCCAGCGCGGGGGAATTGCATCCCTCGGGTGCCACAGGTGTAATGGTGCGCACGATCGCCCAGTTTGTTCTGAATCGCAGCGAGGGATAGTCGCCCATTACCTATTTTTTCGAGAAGCGAGGAGGTCCTTATTATGTTTCACAATCCAAGTGACGAGCAGCGCCGTGAACTTTTGCAGGAAGCCAAGACAATCGCCGTCGTCGGGCTGTCCAACAAGCCAGACCGCACCAGCTATATGGTGTCCGCGGCGATGCAAAATGTCGGCTACAAGATTATTCCGGTCAATCCGATGATCGCGGGCGAGACTGTGCTCGGCGAGAAGGTCGTCGCCTCCCTCACCGACATCGAGGAGGCGGTGGACATCGTCAATGTATTCCGCCGCAGTGAAGACATTCCGCCCGTCGCCGAAGAGACCTTGAAGATGAAACAAAAGCCGAAAGCCTTCTGGCTCCAGCAGGGCATCGCCAATGAACAGGCAGCCGAGCAGGTGTCCGCCGAAGGAATCCAGGTGATTATGGACCTGTGCATCAAGGTGGATCATGCTTTGCTGCGCATAGGAAAGAAATAGGGTTTGCGATGGGGAATACAGACCGCCTGGTCGGCTTCGGCTGCGAGGGCGGGCTTTTCTCATCCCGAGCAGAAAAGGGAGTTCGACGCTCCATGACGAATTCCTTAGAGTAGTAAGCGGCTTTATGACGAAATCCGATGAAGGGGCGTGTGGAGATGTTGCTTCAAACGGTTTTTCAGGAAGCGGAAGAGGCGTATCGCAAACGAACAGAAAGGTCGCGAGAAGCTCACGCAGCTGCGCAAAAAGTAATGCCCGGGGGCGATACGCGGACGATTGCCTTTTTCAAGCCGTACCCGTTGACCGTCAGCCGGGGAAGCGGACCGAGAATCTACGATGCAGACGGCTGTGAATATTTGGACTTTTTAAACAATTACACCGCGATGATTCACGGTCACGCCCATCCCTTTATTTTGGAAAAGGTGCAAGCGGCGATCACTCTGGGAACCGGCTATGCGGCAGCCATCGCCGAGCAGAGAGAGCTGGCCGAAATCCTCTGCGGCCGCATCCCCGGGATGGATCAGGTGCGCTTTTGCAATTCCGGGACGGAAGCGACGATGTTTGCCCTGCGTGCAGCCAGAGCGTATACGGGAAGGCCTGCCGTCATCAAGATGGAGGGGGGCTATCACGGCACGCATGATGCCGTCGAGTTTTCCATCGCGCCGGGCGCGGAGCGGGACAGCCGTCAGCCGGGCTGGACGCCGATCCCCGATACCAAAGGAGTGCCGGAGAGTGTCGCCCGCGACGTCTATGTGGCTCCTTTCAATGACCCCGCCGCAGTCGAAGAGATTTTGCGGCAGAAGGGGGAAGAGGTGGCAGCCATTCTGGTGGAGCCGGTGATGGGCGTAGCCGGTGTCATCCCGCCGCTGCCCGGCTATCTGGCCGAGCTCCGGCGCCTGGCTGACCAGTACGGCGTGCTTCTGGTATTTGACGAAGTGCAGACCTTGCGGCTCGATCTCGGAGGGGCGCAGCGCAAATTCGGCGTCACCCCGGATTTGACGGCCATCGGCAAGATCATCGGCGGCGGTTTTCCGGTAGGGGCTTTTGGCGGACGGGCGGAGATCATGGCCCAGTTTGATCCGAATCAATCGGGCTGTCTGTCGCAAAGCGGCACATTTAACGGAAACCGGGCCACCATGGCTGCGGGGATTGCTTCGATGACGCTGCTGGATGAGCGCGCCATCGCGCGTCTGGATCTATTGGGAGAGCGGCTGGAGGCGGGCATGCGGGCCGCGATCGGGCGGTATGCCGTCCCGGCTTCGGTCAACCGGATCGGCTCGATGCTCAACCTGCATTTTACCGAGCGGCCCCCTGTCGATTATGCCAGCACGCACAGCCCGTACAAAGAGCTGTCCAAGCTGGTTCATCTGGAGCTGTTGAATCGGGGCGTATTTACCGCGCCGCGCGGCATGTGGAACCTCTCCACCGTGATGGAGGAGACGGATATCGATCAGGCTGTCGATGCGTTTGCCGACGTGATGGCGAAAGTCTCACGCCACCTGTAAGGACGCGCGGCATTCCGCACTTCCTCTCTCGGCCGGGGTTCCCTCCCTGTGGCGATCATGGTAGGATATAGCTGAACCGTATGAGGAGCGGTCTTCTGCCGAATACTACGCAGAGATAACGACCGTCCATCTGGAAGCAGGGATCGGTAGGGATGATGGAAAAAAGGAGCGGAGAATGGATGAGTGGGAACATGACAGAACTGACAAAAGAC
This sequence is a window from Brevibacillus composti. Protein-coding genes within it:
- a CDS encoding DUF309 domain-containing protein; amino-acid sequence: MSYPAQYLRFIELFNQKEYYECHDLLEEIWMEDKSNKFLQGLLQMAVGLYHFSGGNIKGARWMFGNSKKYLAPYAPCHWDLDVDTVLAYLDDCLAALPEADAIPYTDAKKMPFPTLRLRLDPADCEGANRS
- a CDS encoding leucyl aminopeptidase gives rise to the protein MNVTVEKRTEWNSMACDELVIPLWRGEEIAEVYPELNQLFDGALAAMQKEKEISGDAKALTVLHTMGKLSAKKLLITGMGKPESSDFRSARSAFARAAKSAAAKGKEKVVAVDLRSQGGLVLERLAHAAAEAFGLATYHYEGYRSKPKRESEPIATVQLLVESDEEAAAAMIGVMRGEAFAQGTNLARTLVNEPGNYMTPAALKDAVVSVAKRYGMEYEVLAQDKLEELGMGGVLSVAQGSAQEPYVVVVKYQGKEKWEDAIGLIGKGVTFDTGGISIKPVAGMEDMKSDMGGAAAMIGALETLGQLKPKANVLTVIGCVENMPSGTAYKPGDVITTMSGKTVEIITTDAEGRLVLADCITYARSQGVSCLVDAATLTGGIVVALGTICSGVMTNNDGLVGDILSAAGQAGERLWQLPTFEEYRELNKSRFADLKNSGGRYGHGIIGGVFLQEFAEDTPWAHLDIAGTAYAASAGELHPSGATGVMVRTIAQFVLNRSEG
- a CDS encoding CoA-binding protein; its protein translation is MFHNPSDEQRRELLQEAKTIAVVGLSNKPDRTSYMVSAAMQNVGYKIIPVNPMIAGETVLGEKVVASLTDIEEAVDIVNVFRRSEDIPPVAEETLKMKQKPKAFWLQQGIANEQAAEQVSAEGIQVIMDLCIKVDHALLRIGKK
- a CDS encoding aspartate aminotransferase family protein, giving the protein MLLQTVFQEAEEAYRKRTERSREAHAAAQKVMPGGDTRTIAFFKPYPLTVSRGSGPRIYDADGCEYLDFLNNYTAMIHGHAHPFILEKVQAAITLGTGYAAAIAEQRELAEILCGRIPGMDQVRFCNSGTEATMFALRAARAYTGRPAVIKMEGGYHGTHDAVEFSIAPGAERDSRQPGWTPIPDTKGVPESVARDVYVAPFNDPAAVEEILRQKGEEVAAILVEPVMGVAGVIPPLPGYLAELRRLADQYGVLLVFDEVQTLRLDLGGAQRKFGVTPDLTAIGKIIGGGFPVGAFGGRAEIMAQFDPNQSGCLSQSGTFNGNRATMAAGIASMTLLDERAIARLDLLGERLEAGMRAAIGRYAVPASVNRIGSMLNLHFTERPPVDYASTHSPYKELSKLVHLELLNRGVFTAPRGMWNLSTVMEETDIDQAVDAFADVMAKVSRHL